In Aspergillus nidulans FGSC A4 chromosome II, a single window of DNA contains:
- a CDS encoding protein CYP541B1 (transcript_id=CADANIAT00004024): protein MPTPIPQPKGLPVLGNLFSLDSKNPWGSFNKLAAASPSNRPIFKISILGHDIVFVTSAALLEEICDETRFRKCVTGPIVQIRDAVHDSLFTAYHSESEIWGVAHRIMKPLVSPEAIEGVFNEMRETTDDLIKKWTASSKQRVNVCNDLDRSNHEANMLAFFHQKVSIMNGTEPAVIASCQNATMEAVKRSSRPKFLTWLMGHQKRYDSDIKIMRNYGAEIVRKRREEYPDGGPKDMLHALLHGVDSETGKKLSESQVLDEIINIFIGSATAPNLLSFGLYYLATNPDVVTKAREELDAVVGSGPFEHAHLSQIPYTEGILRESLRLSATAPGFNIEPIPSPGNEPVLLAGGEYQVPRTQPLIALLTAVNRDPEVFEDPESFKPERMVGEKYDALPSGVKKGFGNGKRQCFGTRYAWEWSLLVLARLIKEVDFELADKKYKVTNEGVNYNGAFSTRPVGFFLLASPRASV from the coding sequence ATGCCCACCCCTATTCCTCAACCGAAAGGCCTCCCAGTGCTGGGCAACCTGTTTTCTCTCGACTCTAAAAATCCCTGGGGTtccttcaacaagctcgcGGCCGCATCGCCCTCTAACCGTCCGATCTTCAAAATCAGCATTCTCGGCCATGATATCGTCTTCGTGACTTCCGCAGCTTTACTCGAAGAAATCTGCGACGAGACGCGTTTTCGAAAATGCGTGACGGGGCCGATCGTCCAGATCCGCGACGCAGTCCACGACTCGCTGTTTACGGCTTACCACTCTGAGAGTGAGATTTGGGGAGTCGCGCACCGGATTATGAAGCCTCTTGTTTCGCCAGAGGCGATTGAAGGTGTCTTCAACGAGATGAGAGAGACGACCGATGATTTGATAAAGAAGTGGACGGCGTCATCGAAGCAGCGCGTCAATGTGTGCAATGATCTGGATCGGAGTAACCACGAAGCGAATATGCTTGCCTTCTTTCACCAGAAGGTGTCTATCATGAACGGCACCGAGCCAGCCGTGATCGCCTCCTGCCAGAATGCGACAATGGAGGCTGTGAAGCGCAGCTCGCGCCCGAAATTCCTTACATGGCTTATGGGTCACCAGAAGCGCTACGATTCCGACATCAAGATCATGCGCAATTACGGCGCAGAGATCGTCCGAAAACGCCGCGAGGAATACCCCGACGGCGGACCCAAGGACATGCTGCATGCCCTCCTCCACGGCGTCGACAGTGAAACGGGCAAAAAGCTGTCCGAGAGCCAAGTCCTCGACGAGATCATTAACATCTTCATCGGCAGCGCAACGGCGCCCAACCTCCTCTCCTTTGGGCTATATTATCTCGCCACCAACCCAGACGTCGTCACAAAAGCTCGCGAGGAACTCGACGCCGTTGTTGGTTCCGGCCCCTTCGAGCACGCCCACCTGTCTCAAATCCCCTACACCGAGGGCATCCTTCGCGAATCATTGCGACTCAGCGCCACAGCACCAGGCTTCAACATCGAGCCGATCCCGTCGCCGGGCAATGAGCCCGTCCTTCTCGCCGGCGGCGAATACCAAGTCCCGCGTACGCAACCTCTCATCGCGCTGCTGACCGCCGTCAACCGGGACCCGGAGGTCTTCGAAGACCCCGAATCCTTCAAACCCGAGCGCATGGTCGGTGAGAAATACGATGCTCTTCCGTCAGGCGTGAAAAAAGGCTTCGGAAATGGCAAGCGGCAGTGTTTCGGGACACGGTATGCGTGGGAATGGAGTCTTTTGGTGCTGGCGCGGTTGATTAAAGAAGTGGATTTTGAGCTTGCAGATAAGAAGTATAAGGTGACCAATGAGGGGGTAAACTATAATGGAGCGTTCAGCACCCGCCCAGTCggcttttttttgcttgcGAGTCCGCGTGCGAGTGTGTGA